Proteins from one Calditrichota bacterium genomic window:
- a CDS encoding DNA-3-methyladenine glycosylase 2 family protein, which yields MNEKVILKASKELAEKIPAFNNIFQKHGPPPLWDRKPGFDTLIYIILEQQVSLASAKATFDKLSNSIKVTPKNFLTQNDVQLKAFGFSQQKTRYCRIVANKIISGDLNLLALENQSSQQVKEKLMSITGIGHWTSDIYLLMVLLRPDVWPHGDRALAVAAYEVFNMDEIPSYEQLKQMAKKWKPWRSVAARLLWHHYLNTSRQKRK from the coding sequence ATGAATGAAAAAGTCATCCTGAAGGCTTCAAAAGAATTAGCAGAAAAAATCCCGGCTTTTAATAATATTTTTCAAAAACATGGCCCGCCACCACTCTGGGATCGAAAACCCGGTTTTGACACTTTAATTTATATTATTCTGGAACAACAGGTTTCATTAGCTTCTGCAAAAGCTACTTTTGATAAACTCTCAAATTCAATTAAAGTCACCCCGAAAAACTTCCTGACTCAGAATGATGTTCAACTAAAGGCATTTGGTTTCAGCCAGCAAAAAACAAGATATTGCCGCATTGTAGCTAATAAAATTATCAGCGGAGATTTGAACTTGTTAGCTTTGGAAAACCAATCTTCGCAGCAGGTTAAGGAAAAACTTATGTCGATAACCGGAATTGGTCATTGGACATCTGATATTTATTTACTGATGGTTTTATTACGACCTGATGTTTGGCCGCATGGCGACCGTGCCTTAGCAGTTGCAGCATACGAAGTTTTTAATATGGATGAGATTCCATCTTATGAGCAACTAAAACAAATGGCCAAAAAGTGGAAGCCGTGGAGGTCTGTTGCAGCACGCTTACTTTGGCATCACTATTTGAACACATCACGTCAAAAAAGAAAATAA